A section of the Paramisgurnus dabryanus chromosome 4, PD_genome_1.1, whole genome shotgun sequence genome encodes:
- the LOC135760496 gene encoding NACHT, LRR and PYD domains-containing protein 3-like, with amino-acid sequence MTSDPEQLLETLDELDPQKLKRFKFHLKQIESVLADELENADVTDTVDKMVERFGPERAVKITQDILKKMKQIQLAEKLEKNNREVPSTPVLVSSPVCSEISFGVNAETGASVNAPFISGNTFTGSVQIYGKDQQIPLLPEPERKHSRTQGDSVLYKFLQSFCPYETEEFVLRKFLKHHKAGMKKKTERVFESKKKRKVHLKNVYTELFITEVDTEDISEEHEIYNIEKSIRGHKSHDKPINYNDIFCLLDQNEENKTVITKGIAGIGKTFSVHKFILDWAEGKANQDIDAVFLLPFRVINLIKDEEISFHEFLQEFYPEMKMLNDTMIYNFKLLFIFDGLDESQLPLNFKSRSVNNVNKKSSIDELFTNLVKGHLLSKSLIWITSRPAAANQIPPEFVGLFTEVRGFTDQQKEEYFRKRIKDETQASKIISHIKTSRSLYIMCYIPVFCWITATVLHNILMKNNGQDIHATLTEMYIHFLLIQMNMKNEKYEDREERDHTKVLDSNKTIVLKLAKLAFEQLKKDNTMFCEEDLKESGIYFSEISESTGMIAEMFKKEAGLHEMKVFHFVHQSVQEFLAALYVFFCYMSKNMDELCFFFEERQDYILLHDLLKKAVNKTVESHKGQLDLFLRFLLGISLESNQKLLKGLLSNTEDSRESIRETIKYIKQFQSQHIASETSTNLTFCLSELKDNSLLKEIQTCGRSDVSLERPIRDLSSSMCSALAYMIFMSEDVLDKFNPKLYETSPAGYLQLVSAVRCCRKALFDSCGLNNTCCETVASALQSSNSPVRDLDLSNNDLRDSGVKLIFDALRSPNCKLEILRLAICNLTGECCKSFSSSLQSSWCLLRDLDLSNNDLQDSGVMPISDALKSPDCKLQILRLSMCNLTAECCESLSSCLQSLNSSVRDLDVSNNDLQDSGVKLISDALKSPDCKLHTLRLSGCMVTDEGCCYLASALSSNPSSHLRELDLTYNHPQHSGRQMLSQILNDPKCTLEKLNLDHGGEFRIKTGLQKYACDLTLDLNTANTHLKLSEDNRKVTRVIKSQSYPDHPDRFDECLQVLCDESLTGRCYWEIEWMGMEADISVSYKGIGREGKHNDCWFGYNKKSWSLICSRNRFTACHNNKKTHIPVSLAPSNRVGVYLDWSAGTLSFYSVSDTQTLTHLHTYNTTFTEPLYAGFGVYFNSSVCLCQNTSL; translated from the exons ATGACTTCTGACCCAGAGCAGCTTCTGGAAACACTGGATGAGCTGGACCCACAGAAACTTAAGAGGTTTAAGTTTCACTTAAAACAGATTGAATCGGTTTTAGCTGATGAACTGGAGAATGCAGATGTTACTGACACAGTGGATAAGATGGTGGAGCGTTTTGGACCAGAAAGAGCTGTAAAGATCACACAGGATATCCTGAAGAAGATGAAACAAATTCAGCTGGCTGAAAAGTTAGAGAAAAACAACAGGGAAG TGCCAAGTACTCCAGTTCTTGTTTCCAGTCCAGTTTGCTCAGAAATCTCATTTGGAGTGAATGCTGAAACTGGTGCAAGTGTGAATGCTCCTTTTATCAGTGGAAACACTTTCACAGGCTCAGTACAAATATACGGCAAAG ACCAACAAATACCTTTATTGCCGGAGCCTGAGAGGAAACATTCAAGGACACAAG GGGATTCTGTCCTTTACAAATTTTTACAAAGTTTCTGCCCATATGAAACTGAAGAATTTGTCCTGCGAAAATTCCTGAAACATCACAAAGCCGGCATGAAGAAGAAAACAGAACGTGTTTTCGAAAGCAAGAAAAAGCGTAAAGTACACCTGAAGAACGTTTACACAGAGCTCTTCATCACAGAGGTTGATACTGAGGATATCAGTGAGGAACATGAGATTTACAACATTGAGAAAAGTATAAGGGGACACAAATCCCATGATAAGCCAATAAACTACAATGATATATTCTGTCTGCTTGATCAAAATGAGGAGAACAAAACTGTGATCACTAAAGGCATCGCTGGTATCGGAAAAACCTTCTCTGTGCACAAGTTCATTCTGGACTGGGCTGAAGGAAAAGCCAACCAGGACATAGACGCCGTTTTTCTACTTCCATTCAGAGTGATCAACTTGATCAAAGATGAAGAGATCAGTTTTCATGAGTTTCTACAGGAATTTTATCCTGAAATGAAGATGCTGAATGACACAATGATATACAACTTTAAGCTTTTGTTTATCTTTGATGGTCTTGATGAGAGTCAACTTCCATTGAACTTTAAAAGTAGAAGTGTAAATAACGTTAATAAGAAATCATCTATAGATGAACTGTTTACAAATCTGGTTAAAGGTCATCTGCTTTCAAAATCTCTCATCTGGATAACCTCAAGACCAGCAGCAGCCAATCAAATCCCTCCTGAGTTTGTAGGTTTGTTCACAGAGGTTAGAGGATTCACTGACCAGCAGAAGGAGGAATACTTCAGAAAGAGAATCAAAGATGAAACTCAAGCATCTAAAATAATCTCTCACATAAAGACATCTCGTAGTCTCTACATCATGTGCTACATTCCTGTCTTCTGTTGGATCACAGCCACAGTACTTCATAATATTCTCATGAAGAACAATGGACAGGACATTCACGCAACACTCACTGAAATGTACATTCACTTCCTGCTGATTCAGATGAACATGAAAAATGAGAAATACGAGGACAGAGAGGAAAGAGATCATACAAAGGTCTTAGATTCTAATAAAACTATAGTTTTGAAGTTGGCCAAGCTAGCGTTTGAACAGCTGAAGAAAGATAACACAATGTTTTGTGAGGAAGATCTTAAAGAAAGTGGTATTTATTTCAGTGAAATCTCAGAGAGCACAGGGATGATTGCAGAGATGTTCAAGAAGGAAGCTGGACTTCACGAGATGAAGGTCTTCCATTTTGTGCATCAAAGCGTTCAAGAGTTCCTCGCCGCCCTGTACGTGTTCTTCTGTTACATGAGCAAGAACATGGATGAACTTTGCTTTTTCTTTGAAGAGCGACAGGATTATATATTACTGCATGACTTACTGAAGAAAGCGGTGAACAAAACTGTGGAGAGTCATAAGGGACAGTTAGATCTTTTTCTACGATTTCTGCTGGGCATTTCACTGGAATCCAATCAGAAACTACTGAAAGGTCTCCTCAGCAACACTGAAGACAGCAGAGAAAGCATCAGAGAAACCATCAAATACATCAAACAGTTTCAAAGCCAGCACATTGCATCTGAAACATCAACCAACCTTACGTTCTGTTTAAGTGAGTTAAAGGACAACTCGCTGTTGAAGGAAATCCAGACATGTGGACGATCAGATGTATCTCTAGAAAGACCTATCAGGGACTTATCATCCTCTATGTGCTCAGCTCTGGCCTACATGATCTTTATGTCAGAAGACGTGCTGGATAAGTTCAACCCGAAACTCTATGAGACATCTCCGGCAGGTTATCTGCAACTAGTGTCCGCTGTGAGATGCTGCAGAAAGGCCTT atTTGACAGTTGTGGACTCAATAACACCTGCTGTGAAACTGTGGCTTCCGCTCTACAATCTTCAAACTCACCTGTGAGAGATCTGGACCTGAGTAACAATGACCTGCgggattcaggagtgaagctcaTCTTTGATGCTCTCAGGAGCCCCAACTGTAAACTAGAGATACTAAG ACTGGCCATTTGTAATCTGACTGGTGAGTGTTGTAAAAGTTTCTCTTCATCTCTACAATCATCGTGGTGTCTCCTGAGAGATCTGGACCTGAGTAACAATGACCTGCAGGATTCAGGAGTGATGCCCATCTCTGATGCTCTCAAGAGTCCAGACTGCAAACTACAGATACTGAG ATTGTCCATGTGTAATCTGACTGCTGAGTGTTGTGAAAGTTTATCTTCATGTCTTCAATCCTTAAACTCATCTGTGAGAGATCTGGATGTGAGTAACAATGACCTGCaggattcaggagtgaagctcaTCTCTGATGCTCTCAAGAGTCCAGACTGTAAACTACACACACTGAG ATTATCAGGTTGTATGGTGACAGATGAAGGTTGTTGTTATTTGGCTTCAGCTCTGAGTTCAAACCCATCATCACACCTGAGAGAGCTGGATCTGACCTACAATCACCCACAACACTCAGGACGACAGATGCTCTCTCAGATACTCAATGATCCCAAGTGTACACTGGAGAAACTCAA TCTTGACCACGGGGGAGAATTCAGGATTAAAACAGGGCTACAAAAAT ATGCCTGTGATCTCACACTAGATTTAAACACAGCAAACACTCATCTCAAACTGTCTGAAGACAACAGAAAGGTCACACGTGTGATAAAGTCTCAGTCATATCCTGATCATCCAGACAGATTCGATGAGTGTCTTCAGGTTCTGTGTGATGAGAGTCTGACTGGACGCTGTTATTGGGAGATTGAATGGATGGGGATGGAAGCTGATATATCTGTGTCTTATAAAGGAATTGGCAGGGAAGGGAAACATAATGACTGCTGGTTTGGATACAACAAAAAGTCCTGGAGTTTGATCTGCTCTCGTAACAGATTCACTGCCTGTCACAATAATAAGAAAACACACATACCTGTCTCGTTAGCTCCATCTAATAGAGTAGGAGTTTATCTGGACTGGTCGGCTGGCACTTTGTCCTTCTACAGCGTCTCTGATACACAAACActcacacacttacacacatatAACACAACATTTACTGAACCTCTGTATGCTGGATTTGGAGTGTATTTTAACTCCTCAGTGTGTCTGTGTCAAAATACTTCTTTATAG